One Cedecea neteri DNA segment encodes these proteins:
- a CDS encoding phage baseplate protein yields the protein MDIFGAYFQPRTSFSGFLVPDVVISELHSDTLKIASHPVEFGPNISDHAWAEPGEVTIDCLFKAGGSLVDFANTTALGSWLSAGPSPAQIYQQLLDLQTKAEPFRVITRRRSYDNMLIKTLNVTTGVKSENILGCKLVLAEVLMTATEARPAAPKTAMDEGVTTASVGDKGEKVVTTPMGAGKITPLQPEKKMRRDHVNCRNSPQRG from the coding sequence ATGGATATTTTTGGTGCTTACTTTCAGCCGCGCACGAGCTTCTCGGGTTTTCTGGTGCCGGATGTGGTGATTAGCGAACTCCATTCGGACACGCTGAAAATCGCCTCTCATCCCGTCGAGTTTGGCCCAAACATCAGCGACCATGCCTGGGCCGAGCCCGGCGAGGTAACGATTGATTGCCTCTTTAAGGCAGGCGGTTCACTGGTTGACTTTGCCAATACGACCGCGCTCGGCTCCTGGCTAAGCGCGGGCCCCAGCCCGGCACAAATTTACCAGCAGTTGCTTGATCTACAGACAAAAGCAGAGCCCTTTAGGGTCATCACCCGCCGTCGTTCCTACGACAATATGCTGATCAAAACGTTGAATGTGACGACCGGCGTCAAATCGGAAAACATTCTTGGCTGCAAGCTGGTGCTGGCTGAAGTATTAATGACGGCCACGGAAGCGCGCCCGGCAGCGCCTAAAACGGCGATGGATGAAGGGGTAACTACAGCTTCGGTCGGCGATAAGGGCGAAAAAGTGGTTACCACTCCCATGGGGGCGGGCAAAATTACGCCGCTTCAGCCTGAAAAAAAAATGAGGAGAGACCATGTCAATTGCAGAAATTCCCCTCAGCGCGGATAA
- a CDS encoding phage baseplate plug family protein, with product MSIAEIPLSADNQVFTIQLAGQTLRMRLLYRDAAGWVLDILDADNQPIVSGIPLVAGADLLAPYTWLGFGGGLWIGCDNEAQDYPSKTDLGRGSHLYFVTAD from the coding sequence ATGTCAATTGCAGAAATTCCCCTCAGCGCGGATAACCAGGTATTTACGATCCAACTTGCCGGGCAGACCCTGCGCATGCGGCTGCTTTACCGGGATGCTGCAGGCTGGGTTCTGGATATTCTCGATGCGGACAACCAGCCCATCGTGAGCGGGATCCCGCTGGTGGCTGGTGCTGATTTATTGGCGCCATATACCTGGCTTGGGTTTGGCGGAGGCCTATGGATCGGCTGTGATAATGAGGCTCAGGATTACCCGAGCAAAACCGATCTCGGGCGCGGCAGCCATCTTTACTTCGTGACGGCAGATTAA